Proteins from a genomic interval of Bombus affinis isolate iyBomAffi1 chromosome 14, iyBomAffi1.2, whole genome shotgun sequence:
- the LOC126924283 gene encoding cilia- and flagella-associated protein 206-like, which translates to MENLRRELISNIMITCQEREIDVTEDFISFLLTLFQLNPIYEIKVNDEENNEKIIQALVEKICDQEKPSLTILKSQLYFAKHYHDRDETVKRHRLRLHQKTGPLVAEICQTEKLTNKQESEKLYHKMLVVITFLSGLGNPTVSSVLKEVSVALQSVFQPSELEQYVKMSKREKEEQLMELMCIVAGIRLFNRDNQRGGEGIDDLPAILQKATKRTRDCIMEFLERLMTKIYKFTAAIEKICLIRKLIPFGVYTTENVNWAAEMLTAYRQQEIYVRKLLSDVEQSEKEIQNYMERLQGRLFKLHDTVRYRTAIPTVQVYPQFIDLADIWMGLQDEVIILSGINNFFWELQTLSAKTVNAYNETLLTDMLSNEQVLTDAERLEQSMGEPIRECGECTIYHPNETKDFENINLEFLGFCAWKFVSEHGALIPGNPNNGIVKWRGKYYVFCSILAAQQFGQDPDRYIYEALDYIRNHVEYVYLFQVHDDVRALQTQKVLSEEGPQLKTCQHQMVQTDLHILPPSIDKNYSSNLWELRNRALHLATISRCTTRSTQTYKSNFRYGIYVQAAPPRNKEVQTRRDNYMNTKKLLTYIFGLRGRRDDNQHVLSFLEDELEHL; encoded by the exons ATGGAAAATTTGCGAAGGGAATTAATAAGTAATATAATGATCACGTGTCAAGAACGCGAGATAGACGTGACTGAAGATTTTATTTCCTTCTTG CTCACTTTGTTTCAATTAAATCCTATATATGAAATTAAGGTAAACGATGAAGAAAACaatgaaaaaattattcaaGCGTTAGTTGAAAAAATATGCGATCAAGAAAAACCAAGTTTAACGATATTAAAAAGTCAATTATATTTTGCGAAGCACTATCATGATAGAG ACGAGACTGTTAAGCGCCATAGATTGCGATTACATCAAAAGACTGGACCATTAGTGGCGGAAATTTGTCAGACAGAGAAACTTACGAATAAACAGGAGTCAGAAAAGTTATACCATAAGATGTTGGTGGTTATTACTTTCTTAAGTGGTCTTGGAAATCCTACTGTATCTTCTGTGCTCAA AGAGGTATCGGTGGCACTGCAAAGCGTTTTTCAACCTTCGGAATTAGAACAGTACGTAAAGATGTCTAAACGTGAGAAGGAAGAACAGCTAATGGAATTAATGTGCATAGTTGCAGGAATACGTTTATTTAATAGAGATAATCAACGCGGAGGCGAAGGCATCGACGATT TGCCAGCTATTTTGCAAAAAGCTACTAAAAGAACCCGCGACTGTATTATGGAATTTTTGGAACGTCTaatgacaaaaatatataaattcacTGCAGCCATCGAAAAAATATGTCTCATTAGAAAATTAATACCATTTGGCGTTTATACAACCGAGAATGTAAACTGGGCAGCTGAAATGTTAACTGCATATCGGCAACAAGAAATTTACGTCAG GAAACTGTTAAGCGATGTAGAGCAAAGCGAAAAAGAGATACAAAATTATATGGAACGTCTTCAAGGACGTCTGTTTAAGCTTCACGATACCGTGAGATATAGAACTGCTATTCCTACTGTTCAAGTATAT CCACAATTTATCGACTTAGCAGATATATGGATGGGACTTCAAGATGAGGTGATTATATTAAGTGGCATAAATAACTTTTTCTGGGAACTTCAAACTCTGAGTGCAAAG ACTGTGAATGCATACAACGAAACGCTATTGACCGATATGCTGTCTAACGAACAAGTCCTCACAGATGCTGAAAGACTAGAGCAATCAATGGGTGAACCAATAA GGGAATGCGGCGAATGCACTATCTATCACCCTAATGAAACTAAggattttgaaaatataaatttagag TTTCTAGGATTTTGCGCGTGGAAGTTCGTTAGTGAACACGGAGCATTGATCCCGGGAAATCCGAATAACGGTATTGTTAAATGGAGAGGAAAATATTACGTATTTTGCTCGATTTTAGCAGCCCAACAATTCGGACAAGATCCTGATAG GTACATTTATGAGGCTCTTGATTACATACGCAATCACGTTGAATATGTGTATTTGTTTCAAGTACACGACGATGTTCGAGCTCTACAAACACAAAAAGT GTTGTCGGAAGAAGGACCTCAATTAAAAACTTGTCAACATCAAATGGTTCAAACAGATTTGCATATACTTCCACCTTCCATTGACAAAAATTATTCTTCGAATCTTTGGGAACTAAGAAACAGAGCATTGCACTTA GCAACTATAAGCCGATGCACAACACGCAGTACGCAAACATATAAATCCAACTTCCGATACGGTATTTACGTACAAGCAGCTCCGCCCCGAAATAAAGAAGTTCAAACGAGGAGAGATAATTATATGAACACAAAGAAACTCTTAACTTATATCTTTGGCTTGCGGGGGAGGCGCGATGATAATCAACACGTATTATCTTTCTTAGAAGACGAACTCGAACATTTATAG
- the LOC126924286 gene encoding uncharacterized protein LOC126924286 codes for MANISNEELRKEIAAILKDADLNVMSAKKVRLQIEGKHDIDLNERKKEIDTLVMEYLQEKQDGARKKKKTASEESEDEEDDEEEGSEEEEEEKKKPAKRSPAKKAMNKRKKGSSDDEESASDDDASDEEYNPKRPKATPKKNKPGKKGKKKGSDSDSDEDWGKVKKAQGGGAKKGGGGGKGVGGKGGYTRAITLSPELSAVVGAEQMARHEVVKKMWSIIKERNLYDPKNKQYAICDDELLKIIGVKRFRTFGMMKYLKNHFVD; via the exons CTATCCTTAAGGATGCGGATCTTAATGTCATGTCTGCTAAAAAAGTGAGACTACAGATTGAAGGAAAACATGACATAGATCTCAATGAAAG GAAAAAGGAGATAGATACTTTAGTTATGGAGTATTTGCAAGAAAAACAAGATGGAgcaaggaaaaagaagaagaccgCTAGTGAAGAATCCGAAGATGAAGAGGATGATGAAGAAGAAGGCtcagaggaagaagaggaggaaaaaaagaaaccaGCCAAAAGAAGTCCTGCAAAGAAAGCAATGAATAAGCGTAAAAAAGGATCTTCCGATGATGAAGAGAGTGCAAGCGATGATGATGCCAGCGATGAGGAATATAATCCAAAAAGACCAAAAGCTACCCCTAAAAAAA ATAAACCTGgcaagaaaggaaagaagaagggtAGTGATAGTGATAGTGATGAAGATTGGGGTAAGGTTAAGAAAGCCCAAGGTGGAGGAGCAAAGaaaggtggtggtggtggtaaaGGTGTTGGAGGTAAGGGTGGCTATACTCGTGCTATCACATTATCGCCTGAGCTTTCTGCAGTTGTTGGTGCTGAACAAATGGCTCGACACGAAGTCGTAAAGAAGATGTGGAGTATCATCAAAGAAAGGAATCTTTAT gaTCCTAAGAATAAGCAATACGCAATTTGTGATGatgaattattgaaaataattggAGTAAAACGTTTTAGAACTTTTGGTATGATGAAGTACCTCAAAAATCACTTTGTAGATTAA